Genomic DNA from Mustelus asterias unplaced genomic scaffold, sMusAst1.hap1.1 HAP1_SCAFFOLD_389, whole genome shotgun sequence:
CTCTTATTATCCCTTCCAGTATCTTCCCAATAACAGTGGTCAGGCTGAGAGGCCTGTACTTCCCGGGCTCTGATTTGTTCCATTTTGAACTGTAGGGAAAATGGTGAAGAAATGAggaacattgggggcgattctcccaaaagggttctatgtgctgaattggcgggaaactgGTATAAatgatgattgttttttcagtgggagttcacactctaatcttccacactctgtgcaatgcagaggtcacaatcgtgaatctcattaaatgtttggggggtggggcctattcacaccagaggctgacagttcctgacctctgcgcatgcgcagtggccccgaactgtcagcctgcagtttgctggtcagctcgaccGCTGGCCAGCCACGGGACCCACGTAGTGCTGCCCCTTGGGTCCCCCGCCcctaacgcccccccccccccccccccccccccaagccagcCCCGAACCTCTCCCCCGCGATCTTCtccggatctctctctctctctctctctctctctctctctctctctctctctctctctctctctctctcttcccccccccccccccccccccaaccaatggGAGGCAGACACCCTAGTCCCGCCCagcagacgcccccccccccgccaaaagaAAGCAGAAACCCCGCCCACGGAGGCCGCTAGgccctcccccttggcactgccccatgcctggttcttagtgccaaggtgccctgtgggcatgggcactttacccATTAGGCAGTGCTGGGAGCACAGTCTGGCCCTGCCACAGTCCCCATACCCAGGGGGTAACAACCTGAAGCCACCCAACCCCCTGAGGGGCCCCAATTGcacccctcccttcactccagcggagccTCCTGTTAGTTCCCTGAAACTGGGGAGCGAATCTGAAGGGcgccggagtgaaattgcacTGACGGGCGTGGGAGATGCTTGCGGGTCCGGaggcttcagtcccaggcccgctaataactttaaaataaggttaaaatagattaaaatctcgTACCTGTTGTTCCCACTGGTTTTCAGCGTGGTCCCCACCTTGCTGGATATCCGGCACTCTGAGATGCGTGCGCGTCGGGAATGCATGCTTGAATCCCACAAATCAGCCCACAAGCGATTGTCCCGGCCCGCCGTGCTAAAAATTTAGagcgttgggatgggagaatcgcccccaataatcTTTACCATATCACAGAACAGATTGAGAGGTCAGACAGCCTTTGATAAAAATGATGATACTACAAGTGTTCACACAATTGAACATTAACCTGAAGAATGTCTCTGAGGAAAAGGGAATATTTAGGCTTAATACAAAATTACTGGTTAGTTTCCTAATggtagttaaagagagcacattactcTACTGAAAGGATAATCCCTTAATTCAGGGGTTTCCTTCAAACCCAATGTAAGAACGAAGATAAATACATTTTCCATTTCCCAAAATTAGGTGAGAGGAAACAAGAAACATAATTAACCATGAATTATAATTATTGTTAAACAGTTCAAATGAGCTGTGAATGTTTCCTATTACACTTAGTAAAGTAGCTCCTTGTTCTTTTTCTTGTTGCCATCATGGCAGAATGGTTATCAAAACACAGTTAATGTATCTACACGTACAACTGCTGAAACATAGTTATTGATTACTGAAATACACTACAACAAAGGGATGGGTATTCTTTGAATTCTCTGTCTGAAGGCAGGTTTGAACCACGGCTGAATGATCTCCGGCACGGGTAAGGCAAGGAGTGAGGTCCCGAATTTGCCCCAGATACAACGGGGATCGGACCCCATGCTGCTGACACAATATGGCCCACAATCTGACCAACTGAGCCAACCGGCTCCCCAGTAACATGGGTGccaggcaacagcctgatagaataggagaactttccatgttcaaaactgttGGTATTCCAATGCTCACACAGTATGAAAGGGAACCTGTTGAAGGAGGGATGTAGTCACAGTGAGACTCCTGAACAATTACAATCTCCATCTCCCATTCATATCCAATATCCCATTTACCATTTCTGCAGCACATTGGGAACACTGACTAGTTCGCAGACTAATGGACCCGAAAATCGTCTGTCATGTAACCATGATCCTTGCAGACTCCCAGTGAGGTGTCTGTATTAAGGGCAGGTTGGAAAGCATTAACCATCAGAGAGGAAACATCACCTTCATAAAATGGAAATTTATGGAAATATTAGAGTTAAGTCACGATCTGAAACTTTAATTGAAAATTGGTGCTTGTGAAGCGAGGTTTCCAATAACTTAATTTCAATTCCTGCACAAACCTTGACTGACACTGTAAAGTAAGTCTAACAATTCAGAAAAGATGGTATTTTAATGCAACTAACAAttctctctgttctcattgaagatctccaacagaaacacaaggagacactccgggtacaagcTGGAACACTGacagtgaacactatcctcataaaggagaaggttaagattttccagctggttgatcgatacgctgagctaacggttatttctactgttcgagatcgggcacttgtcgaacatgaactgctggcaagaggccaagaccatgaagaatggagagagaaagatctccggagagaactggaaaaaatccgaactgatcaattgttccagagcagcttttcccagacgggcagtttgctgcaaaaaattaggagattattccaccaatcccattcaagatccaaatctgggagttcagcagcagtgagtggagtgccgggaattggaaaaacaacaatggtacaaaagattgtttatgactgggccactgggaaaatatacccacactttcaatttgttttcagttttaaattccgggatttgaacactattaactgtagaataaacctgaggaatctgatattggatcagtatccttactttggggatattctgggagagctctggaagaacccagagggattgctgtttatattcgatggtttggatgaattcaaggacaggattgattttgccgacaatcggagaaatacagaacctcagtccatgtgcacagatcctgaaatccggtgtgaagtgtctgatattgtgtacagtttaatacagcacaagctgctcccaggatgttcagtgctagtgaccagccgccccactgcattacatttattggaaaaggctgacatcagtgtctgggctgaaatcctgggatttgttggtgatgaacggaaggaatatttcaacaagttttttgaagatcagacggtggcagcagctgttttcaaacacgtggaggagaacgagatcctgtacaccatgtgttacaacccttcctactgctggatcctcggtctgtcactgggtcccttctttacacaaagagacaggaaacggcagcaagttcccaagaccatcacccaactatattcctactatatttacaacattctgaaaaaccatggccgagagattgaaaaccctcgtgatgtgttactgaagcttggtgagatggcctacacaggagtctccaagaagaagattgtgtttcgaaatgaagatttgattgagtacaatctacaaccttcccagttcctgtctgggttcctgatggaacttttggagagagatgtttctgcccagagtgtggtttacacattcccacacctcaccatccaagagtttgcagctgcactcacacaattcctgactccagatcccgggGAGATCGTGAAACTCCTCAATGAAGCCCACAGCaaggaagatgggcgatttgaggtatttctccgttttgttgctggtctgtcctccccacagtcagctcgacccctggtggagtttctgggtccatttcttcatcaaacaacctgtcgagtgattgactgggtgaaggagaaggttgaagggcagattggagacacagagactgaaactgggaagaggaagctcctgaacacattccactacctgtttgagtctcagaataaagcactggctcggaacacagtgggatctgtggaaaaactttcatttagcagattgcgactgaccccgattgactgtgcggtcctgtctcatgtcattggactctgtgacacaataaaacacctcgatctGGAGCGATgctacattcagtgtgaagggTTCCAGCGGCTGGGACTCGGTCTGCACAAATGTCAGgagttgaggtaactgtttggtctcatagcggatattttcattgtcgagaagccatttcctttgttctaataaaacagaggcatgttcattcgaggacgtaaagagagaaacaatgtccaatcgtcacaaagtgtgggagaatggcacaaagtaatAATACTCGTTTGGGAGcagatgcagatatgatgggccgattggcctccttctgaacctgtaataaatctcgattctctgataaaactacatCGTTTCGAGAAGGCAGATTttcgtgggcaataaatgttggcaaaaccagcgatgcccacattccttgaatgaataaaaacattattgggatgaattttaaataattattgctgtaaaggcctccctccaaaatctgaaaaaggatcattccctctcccaacagaaaccatctgattctGTACGATGCTATACAGAAATTAGTTTCTCTTGTTCGGTACAGCTTAGTTTGTGTTTTAATTATGATCAGGATTATTTTACTGCGCTCTACCTCTGTTATGTATTACAGTCGGTGTGTGTTATATTGGGACAATGTCCCTTTATCAGTCACGTGatcactggtgacatcatcagttcGGGTTGCTTTCTGAATGTCTGCGTTGCGCTGCCtctactggcagcctctgtgaagtCCGTCTTGCTTCCTGGATTAACTGGTTGTAACTGAAACTCAGtgcttctatcattcattgtgggccTCTGAATAGAAGCAACCATTCTTTTAAACCTCCATAACTCTTACAAcgtcgtaaaccttaaattaaaatgtaggGACAGTTTAAACTGAAACCAAAAACCCGCAGGCGGGtagctttgtttaacatgaagtgaaattaaagttttggccctttctgagctcacaagcacagaaacacaaattaaacttaaactcatgaattattGTCCACTGCCCACAAACATAAATTATTATATAACAgtaaagcccaagatgctgtgttctttattaattgctacctacacttgccctgctaacggcaatgatcgatgcacatatacatccagtccctctgatcctgcaatccgttaacaattctaccgattattttatattgcttatTCATATGACTCAGATTTCATCTGATGATTTTTGAATATCCATgtccaccacatcaacagcagaaccacCATTGACCCTTTCGGTTGCATCTTCCAATTCACAAAAGTATAAATCCAATCGCAAGCGGCATTTATTTTTACCAACCAATTAATTTAGTTTCCTCCGTGTCGCTATTAGATttaccatttcccttttgaactaaACGTGGACTGGCtcagagtagctgaatgatcaactCCCCTCCGACCCTCGGCTAAgtttaacactactgctccagcctggagccgcagacttgacTAAAATGAATTTAGGTTGTGGTTACTGGTTCCTGGCCCcctcttcatccactccaacaaactgagatagctgggaattgaacccgtatcaactgcttggaaagcaatgATGCTCACTATTATATCACCATCATTGCATTTAGGGACTCGTTGTGTTGGTGCGCACAGTGCTGTGCGAAAGAGTGTCCCAGGACatttgacccagtcactgtgaagggacggcaatatatttccaagtcaggatggtgtgtatttTTGAAGGAAACTTCCagatggtgatgtttccatttatCTGGTCTTTCaagggatagaaatcacaagtttggaaggtgctgtgtaacggGTCATtgggagttgttgcactgcatcttgtcgatggtacacactgctcgctCTATCtctgtggtggatggaatgagtgttgaaggtgatgggtggagaaccagtcaacaagcagagttatcctggatggtggtgaccttcctgaatcttgagctgcactcatgcagacaagtggatggtattcaatcaaattcctgacatgtgtcttgtagaaggtggaaatgtatttggaagtcaggaggtgagttactctgcgcAGAGTTCCTGGCCTTTAATCTTCTCTAAAAGCCACAGTAATGATATGTCTAGTCTGTTTCTGGCCAGTGGTAGCATCGAAGGTGCTGGTAGTCAGGATTCAGGTGAtgataatcccattgaatgtaaagtgagatgattgtattcattcttggtggagatggtcatctcctttgaatattgttcaagccttgctaaatatggacaggtcctgcatcactgtcttgcggagttgagaatggtgctgaacgttgtgcagacTTCAGCAAACATCtgcacttctgacctgatgatggaggaagtgtaattgatgaagcagctgaagatggttgggccgaggacactgccctgagaaattcctgctgtgatttcctggacatgagatgaccctctcttcacccactccgacaaactgagatagctgggaattaaaccgtATCAACTacttggaaagcaactatgcttacaattatatcactggaattgcatttcgggactcctgtggtgtaggtgcacccacagagctgtgagagagagagttccaggattttgacccagtcactgtgaaggaacgatgatatatttccaagtcaggatggtgtgtatcttggaagggaacttccaggtggtgatgtttccattcatctgctgcccttgtccttccagggatagaaatcacaagactggacagtgctgtgtaacgagccatgctgagttgttgcactgcatcttgtagatggtccaacaaccgtaactatcttcctttgtgctggtgttgctccagactttcactggctgtcttgcctggagacaatacacatctttttagcctgtcttgatgctctctccactcgcattgttttgtttcttaaagacttgattagttgtaagtattcgcattccaaccattattcatgtaaattgagtctgtgtctttataagctctgtttgtgaacagaattcccactcacctgaagaaggggcttggaaagtttgtgtggcttttgctaccaaataaatctgttggactttaacctggtgttgttaaacttcttactgtgtttaccccagtccaacgccggcatctccacatcgttgctCCAACCGGCAGAGaggtttttttcactaatttccattgacttcagtttttctctggctccctttttgctacatgtagccatatgctgccttgatgtcaagggcagacagtctcccctctcatcctgagttcagctctgttgtccgtgttggcatcaaggctgtaatgaggtcgggGGCTGAGTGTCCCTGAGTAAAAACAAGCTTCAAGTCAGATAGCAGGTCATTGCTCATTAAGTGTCACTTGTTAGTCTTGTTAGCCTTCCATTActgtgctgatgatcgagagtagactgatggggtggtaaatggacagattggatttgttctctcctttttgttTACGGTCATATCTGGACAATGTCCCACTATTTTGGGTAAACatcagtgttgtagcttcactggaacaacttggcgaggaacagagcaacttctggagcagtaatcttcagtacagttactggaatattgtcaagatctgtggtctttgcagtatccattatctttaactatttcttgacatcatgtggagtgaatggaatgagctgatatctgtgatgttggggccctctggatggttcagccactgaagttagttactAATATTTGAGCCATATCTTGTACTGATGTGCGAGTCTCCTccgtcatgaggatgggatatttttGGATCCTCCTCCTTCTGTTCTTTCATTATGCACTCCATTCAcagctaaatgtggcaggactgcagagcttacatctgagccaaggaaaccagaatttcctgaatgaggaaacctgctgctggaaaatctccagtcaaactgtcagtgatatgaaacaggATTTTCGGATAATCCTTTTCCTATGTGAGGATCTACCAGGAAGAGGGAACTCCCGGTAATTCCCGGAGATAGAACACTAGccacacaccaggatgatagagagtgggatagcttgatcttggtttcagataaagctcggcacaacatcatgggccgaaggggtgttctgagctgtactgttctatgtacctgcagaaaatgtagagcctgtttactgtggaatgtagcgggagacacccctcccctataaactaatcaaacagaaacatttcagctttctaatgggagaataatctttccttttgtaaaatCTAGGGGATGGACCTTAATgcaacagttagcacagtttcacactttaactcaccctgagatattatacagatgatacaatgtcaatagttaagagttttaacgacaccaggctaaagtgcaacaggtttatttggtagcaaataccattagctttcggagcgctgctccttcatcagatggagtggaaatgtgctctcaaacagggcacagagacacaaaatcaagttacagaatactgattagaatgcgaatccctacagccaaccagatcttaaagatacagacagtgtgggtggagggagcattaagcacaggttaaagagatgtgtattgtctccagacaggacagcctgcaagtccaggaggcaagctgtgggggttactgatgatgtgacataaatccaacatcccggtttaggccgtcctcatgtgtgcggaacttggctatcagtttctgctcagcgactctgcgctgtcgtgtgtcgtgaaggccgccttggagaatgcttacctggagaacagaggctgaatgcccgtgactgctgaagtgctcccccacaggaagagaacagtcttgcctggtgatggtcgagcagtgttcattcatccgttgtcgtagcgtctgcatggtttccccaatgtaccatgcctcgggacattctttcctgcagcgtatcagatagacaatgttggccgagttgcaagagtaggtaccgtgtacctggtagatggtgttctcacgtgaaatgatggcatccgtgtcgatgatccggcacgtcttgcagaggttgctgtggcagggttgtgtggtgtcgtggtcactgttctcctgaaggctggatagtttgctgcggacaatggtctggttgaggttgcgcggttgtttgaaggcaagaagtgggggtgtggggatggccttggcgagatgttcgtcttcatcaatgacatgttgaaggctctggaggagatgccatatcttctccgctccggggaagtactggacgacgaagggtactctgtccaccatgtcccgtgtttgtcttctgaataaacctgttggactttaacctggtgttgttaaaactcttagtgtgttcaccccagtccaacgccggcatctccacatcataatagttaagaagcacagggaatcccgagcgatccactctcacagctttatcatttaactcccagtaaaatgtacaattctcagaaaatcctggatttatgtaacagcagaaatgatttgaatttccagaaacttagcagggtcagtgagattcaggagggtaattctgatgatcaagaaatgagaccagaatgtggaacatgtttaaaaattacttgcttgttcacaggatgtgggtatcacctcatctaggggccattagcagtgggaaataaatgctggtctagccagcgacagccatatcccatggacaattaaacaaaatatactttttgagaggtgtaaaagtggtttcccccagtaggcaaaccagtgggagttaattgttcaattgtttcaatgctgactattgccttttccattcaacagaaaggaTTTGATATtatctgatttaatattgtcacatttattagtgccaaagcGTAACGTAcataggaaaggaaagagtccagaattcagtgttacagtcacagctagggtgtagagaaagatcaacttgggtgAGGTATAGtatcgtaacttgaatcaggtcaccactggtgctaagtttctgacacaaaaatagattgagctatttttctgctgaacattaatctaaatttaatgtgtttctcacttttTCCATTTAGTCTGGGTCGCAATcaagtgggagattcaggagtgaaactattgtctgcggctctgaggaatccagaatgtaaaatacagatactggagtaagtatcagactatgtgagattgtgttaataatcagtggatgtctgacactgtaaattattatcagtgtcagtaatagtgtcattaataaccattccacatcattcctgttaGTATTCGTGTCAAACACCACGGATTCactctgattcctgaaatctttctctctctgatctccagtttgaagagtaacagcctcaggtattctcacctctgctctcagtacaaaccagtcagtgacgtgtctgaacctgagttccaataaactgcgagattcaggagtgaaagaattaactaatcatttataattattttcaaaaccgttcatgagaataaaaaagatggacaaatcaattaaatgtttatagaattatCAAATATGGCTGGTCACATGTTCagtttagtttaatttgtcattcagattatagatgtttatgtttgtcggcttctcagtttgattaaatgTAGGAAACTGCTGTGTATTGGTAAGGCAGATTACAAATTACATggaattctgatgagttttatcctgagggatccactctcaaatttaTGTTAAACGGcgattaaggagcatcttaaaatagAATGCATAGGTCTGTACCTTTCATTTataggaagctgacagtggctttccccagcaaccagtGCTGTGTTATAACAACTCATTTTCTTTGCATATACtaccaaatgagacttgggtttacctaaaaatgagatgtgaacctggtgaagctccagcacacggccaccagaACACAGAGCGGACCATATGATAGACGgagctcaatcacaccaaaaccaatggatcaatcagagatctgctctcttgcCATATACAGTCATAAAAAATGCTGGACatgccacaaaatgttggacatgccggttacattaggcgacacggtggcacagtggttagcactgctgcctcacagcgcctggtaccagggttcaattccggccttgggtgactttgtgtagagtttgcacattctcccagtgtctgtgtgggtttcccctgggtactccaattttctcccacactccaaagacctgcaggttcggttgattggctatgctaatttgtCCCGAGGTGTCTcggtgtgtaggttacggggattagtgggccatatatgtggagttccagagatagggcctggttatgatattctttcaaagaattggtgaagactcgatggaccaaagggcctccttctgcactgtgggaattctatgattctataaacatgccacaaaaattccatcattactgatgagggaacccagagcatcagtgcca
This window encodes:
- the LOC144486545 gene encoding NACHT, LRR and PYD domains-containing protein 3-like isoform X1, with translation MAEGSNRREYPTASSKMRMDTDPNSTIPQFLTKCDDYQLFKLTKFHRDRLEQAMEGGVDGVSLSLTYERIFTGQEHRKVTELVDNGNRADSSKLLLNLVMEKGSRARRVMWESFVRMRHGVPKLDKILKEIQELGSDAFDDMNIAQGLSELPSHLEDLQQKHKETLRVQAGTLTVNTILIKEKVKIFQLVDRYAELTVISTVRDRALVEHELLARGQDHEEWREKDLRRELEKIRTDQLFQSSFSQTGSLLQKIRRLFHQSHSRSKSGSSAAVSGVPGIGKTTMVQKIVYDWATGKIYPHFQFVFSFKFRDLNTINCRINLRNLILDQYPYFGDILGELWKNPEGLLFIFDGLDEFKDRIDFADNRRNTEPQSMCTDPEIRCEVSDIVYSLIQHKLLPGCSVLVTSRPTALHLLEKADISVWAEILGFVGDERKEYFNKFFEDQTVAAAVFKHVEENEILYTMCYNPSYCWILGLSLGPFFTQRDRKRQQVPKTITQLYSYYIYNILKNHGREIENPRDVLLKLGEMAYTGVSKKKIVFRNEDLIEYNLQPSQFLSGFLMELLERDVSAQSVVYTFPHLTIQEFAAALTQFLTPDPGEIVKLLNEAHSKEDGRFEVFLRFVAGLSSPQSARPLVEFLGPFLHQTTCRVIDWVKEKVEGQIGDTETETGKRKLLNTFHYLFESQNKALARNTVGSVEKLSFSRLRLTPIDCAVLSHVIGLCDTIKHLDLERCYIQCEGFQRLGLGLHKCQELSLGRNQVGDSGVKLLSAALRNPECKIQILDLNVNDLSDACAEDLASALSTNRSLIDLNLGDNKLGDSGVKLLSVALRNPDCKIQKLHLYRNTLTDSCAKDLASALSTNRSLIDLNLGDNKLGDSGVKLLSVALRNPDCKIQELNLNVNDLSDSCAEDLASALSTNRSLIDLNLSYNKLGDSGVKLLSVALRNPDCKIQKLHLFRNDLSDSCAEDLASALSTNHSLIDLNLGYNKLGDSGVKLLSVALRNPDCKIQELHLSDNALTDSCAEELVSALCTKQSLRILYLGSNSFTDQSVPALRRLILTCRRLEWISLQQNQFSPNGETHLESLRGSRRGLSVFV
- the LOC144486545 gene encoding NACHT, LRR and PYD domains-containing protein 3-like isoform X2, with translation MAEGSNRREYPTASSKMRMDTDPNSTIPQFLTKCDDYQLFKLTKFHRDRLEQAMEGGVDGVSLSLTYERIFTGQEHRKVTELVDNGNRADSSKLLLNLVMEKGSRARRVMWESFVRMRHGVPKLDKILKEIQELGSDAFDDMNIAQGLSELPSHLEDLQQKHKETLRVQAGTLTVNTILIKEKVKIFQLVDRYAELTVISTVRDRALVEHELLARGQDHEEWREKDLRRELEKIRTDQLFQSSFSQTGSLLQKIRRLFHQSHSRSKSGSSAAVSGVPGIGKTTMVQKIVYDWATGKIYPHFQFVFSFKFRDLNTINCRINLRNLILDQYPYFGDILGELWKNPEGLLFIFDGLDEFKDRIDFADNRRNTEPQSMCTDPEIRCEVSDIVYSLIQHKLLPGCSVLVTSRPTALHLLEKADISVWAEILGFVGDERKEYFNKFFEDQTVAAAVFKHVEENEILYTMCYNPSYCWILGLSLGPFFTQRDRKRQQVPKTITQLYSYYIYNILKNHGREIENPRDVLLKLGEMAYTGVSKKKIVFRNEDLIEYNLQPSQFLSGFLMELLERDVSAQSVVYTFPHLTIQEFAAALTQFLTPDPGEIVKLLNEAHSKEDGRFEVFLRFVAGLSSPQSARPLVEFLGPFLHQTTCRVIDWVKEKVEGQIGDTETETGKRKLLNTFHYLFESQNKALARNTVGSVEKLSFSRLRLTPIDCAVLSHVIGLCDTIKHLDLERCYIQCEGFQRLGLGLHKCQELSLGRNQVGDSGVKLLSAALRNPECKIQILDLNVNDLSDACAEDLASALSTNRSLIDLNLGDNKLGDSGVKLLSVALRNPDCKIQKLHLYRNTLTDSCAKDLASALSTNRSLIDLNLGDNKLGDSGVKLLSVALRNPDCKIQELNLNVNDLSDSCAEDLASALSTNRSLIDLNLSYNKLGDSGVKLLSVALRNPDCKIQKLHLFRNDLSDSCAEDLASALSTNHSLIDLNLGYNKLGDSGVKLLSVALRNPDCKIQELQLQQNQFSPNGETHLESLRGSRRGLSVFV